The sequence below is a genomic window from Lolium perenne isolate Kyuss_39 chromosome 7, Kyuss_2.0, whole genome shotgun sequence.
TATAGCTTTAATTAACCACAAACATATGTGCATAATAGCAAAGGCCCCAGCAAAAAAAGAACAGAAATCATGTATGCatagacactatttcaaataaacCTCCACTGCGGTCAGTATGTAAGCAGCTGCATTTTCATGGCCATTCACAAAACAAGTACAAATTGTTTTTGACAAAATCAAACACACCAGAAGAGGTATATGTATGGCAGGGATATGAAGTGGGCAAGTAAGTTATAATAGAAAGATGGAAATAAATACCAACATAGGAGGTGGCTTTCAATTCACTATAAATCTACATCAAGGTCTACAGCATACCGGCAATAAGGACGGATCCTAAATCCAGCAAAAGCATAAAAATGTCACCCGCTAAGCTCTCGGGCAACAATCTCCAGCAAGACAACAACCTGCAAAGAAAATGGAACAAAGCAACTATGTCaagcaaaaagaaaaagaaacaaaatttTGATCATGCGTGAAAGTAGAAATTGAAAAGGCATGCAGGAAAGGATAAAGAGGAAAATAAATCAGTGAATGGAAGCACagtaaaaataaacaaaaaaCGAATGGATTAACTAAAAAAAGGAAAGAATTGGGGTAAAATCAAGGCAGAGAAGAAACTAAGAAATGGGATAAAATCTCAATTGCTACACCATTAGGCCTACGAGCGCTCTCGCTGTAGCAGCAACACATATGCAGGGGTAGTAGTCATTGTAGGTCTTAATTTCGTACTCTAGTGCCTACACACCACAACAATAGCTACTTTCAAAAGGGAACAACGTCAAATCAGGGACTGTGAAAGGTACAGCTAGTTACAAAGATATATTTAATGGGGTTGTATGATGTATACGATTGGTAGCATAATCATCAACTCCATGTCCGAAGTGTAGAAGATTGAAGAAAATGCTTCTGCAGCGCCAAAACCGatcattccaaaaaaaaaaatctatgaAATTTGCTATGCTCACTGCAGTGATTTGCAAAGTCTAAGCTCACTACCCAACAAACCAAAAGAAAATTAATGTATCTCTACATTTATGAGCCGTATTCAGAAGACAATGTGCAAGCATTATGTTTTCCCTCCATGACGCTCAAAGAGTCCTTCCTAATTATATCAAAAGTAAGTAAAGCAGTATATAGATCAATGTAGAGCAGACATATAAGAATGACAGAAATGTAAATCAAGCTACATCTGAAACACTAAATGGGACTAACAGCAAGCACGAATCACTAATTCCATAGTAGTCCAAAAACAGCCGAGGGAAACATGGGTACAAAAAACATAAATATTTAAGATCACTGTTAGCATGTAGCTCCCAGTTTTCTCAGTATTATGTTCATCTCTCCTGAACCCAGTTTTCTCAATATTATGTTCATTTCTCCTGAACTGATCATTGGTACTGAAAAGGTGGATTACAATAAAATGCTACACACAGCTGAACTGAGACCTTAATAatatagaaacaatagaagaatcaATAATCAGAAGGTTGAACCTCAACAATAGAAGTTTCATACCTGCAACTCCTTGTAATATATGGAGAGAGAAACTCACTGACAGAGCATGTGAACAGTCAAAACAGACTACCTGTCATCGCCATGTCACTCCAGAGAGCTTCGATGTAGTGAGATCAAACTGTTCTGTGATTAAGGGATATTATTGAGAAAACTGATCAGGGATAAATTACAGGCATTAGAAAGAGAATAATCAAGCAGATTCAAGAGAGATATTGCTTCTTCcataagcctgcaaaactgctgcTAATATCTTGCATTTATTGACCATAGCAACTAACCATCAGTTGCTATTTGTGGCACAGATTACCATATGGTACTTAAAATAAATGGATGAATATCCTCTTTTAGATGATACATGAATTTACATAATCAATAGTTGAGGAAACACATGGCATCAGATGCATTTCTTCATATTATTTTGGAGGTCCTAGTCTAATAGCACTACGAAGCATATTACATCCACTGGTAGAAAGACCATGATTTCTTTGAGGTTTACATAAAATCCAAATATATATAGCAGGAAGTTGGATAACTGCAACCTATTTAGAGATCATGAGAACAATTATATATGACAATTCTTATGCTTCAATAGGGAGAATCAAATACAAGGACAAAACACTCGCTCACCTCAGATGATGCGGTCGGCCCCACGGGCATCTTTAGATGGTGGTCAGCGGTGGAGTTCATCACCATGGGCGCAGATGAGTTGAGAAGATGGCACTGCTCCTCAACGAGGAGGCAGTTGGCTGCTGATTTCATATTACAATGAGCAGTGCAACAATTATATGTGCAGCAATAGCCATACAAAGAGAAATCATAGAAACATAGTCTAAAAATGAACTAATTAACATAGAAGTCCACCAAATATGTTTTTTACCCCACAATTTACAAAATAATCATTACCAGAAGACTCCTTTGTATGGTAAAGAATCAAAAATACCTGTAACGGAAATAGGGGacatttatcttctctagctcctCTTCTTGCTCCAGACTCTCACCAACAGCAACACATCGCGCTCAGCCACCAGCTGGCCATGGAAAGACACTGCAAGGAACAGGCACCATCGAGATGCGGTCAACACGTCAACACGGAACCAACACTTCACAAGAGGAGAGGACACGGTGAGTGAGCACGCGAGAGATGCAGTGAGGGATGTTGGAGAGGGAGCTCACCTCAGTCATAGGCGTCACCCTATGGTTTGGCAGCGGCTTGCGGCTCTGTCGATACCATCCTTGTGTCCCCATACAACTTCCTCATCTGCAACTTCCCCGCCTTCTCCTCCATGCCAAGATCATCCTCCTCCATCCATGTCACCAATTCCGCCCTCCGCCTTATTCTGTATTGTATCCCACCGTGACATAGATATAAAAAATATCAGATAATTTCAGAGACCTAATATATATGGAAATAACATCTTTGAAAAAACATTAGAAATGAAGCACAACTCGAAACCAGCGTGCCATCATAAAAAATTCCTTTCATAACATAAACGGATAAAAAAGCACATGGAAATCATACTGGAAAAACTATCCAACATATGAATTTGAAAAAACCCTGACCATACATTTGTGCATACAAATTTTTGTAGATTGCCTTCAAGCTTTCCCTCATTTTGTTCCCTCCAAGGGATGTAGGCAAACCAGTACCATAGAAGTACTGGAGTATTAAATGGTGAACAATCACAATATCAGGGTTACAAACTAAAATGATCCATATTGTTAAATCAACTTTACGCCAGTCTGGTTGTTTCTTAACTGAGCAATGGCAGCCCTTACATGAAAGCACAAATCGATATTTTTTACCATGTTTCTTTGTACAGGAAAATATAAGGACAATCCATGTAAAGAGAAAGATACTCAAGTTAATAGGTATAGGTAATTATACAGTAAGGCTTGAAGAAGCACAACTTTCAAATAAATTTAAATGGAAGATAGCATGCTTTGAAATGTTCATTACTTGGATCAAGTCACTGAACGTTGATCCTGATCATCTACCTAGAGCTGTTAAATTTGCCACATAAAGACAACCAAAGTTTTAAAAAATCACCTCTGTAAGTAAATATTAGTACTATATGTTATGAGGTAAATACTACTCACTCAAACTGGAAGTGCTCATATGACATATAACCAATCTGCTACGCATAAGTAATTATCTCTAATAAGTTATGTcatttaaattttggtatgcatgaaTGATCACAGGGAATCTGATAATATTATGGACACACAggaattcctagaaagctaggaaAAGAATATAAAGAAGTGAATTCCTGTTGGCTGATATGAAGCTTACCAAATAACATGTCAGCTGATACTATTAATCCCAAACCAACCCGGCCTACTGATGCTATTCCTTGTTGCCATTCATCTCTTCTAGTGAAAGCTGCAAAGCACACACTAAGCATTGTTGGTGTGACTGAACACCCAATAGAACAAACACATGGATTGGGATGAAATGTAAACAAGCAAGCAATTAATTATCATGATGTGCTAGTGGTTCACTTAGGAGTCGGACAAAAGGTGGAAACTCAGGGGGGCAGTCATCTTGTAATAAAGGACGGGACTGTGTTGGAGGGAAATATGTATCGAGGCATGAAGAGGAAATCATCTGCTGCATCAGCTTTCCCTATGCAGCGCAGTGATGGAAGACACCAATATCCTCGTCCTAGAGATTCTCTTTGTTTGATGGATAAGGTAGATTTTGTTGATTCCCCGTGCTTAATGCTGGGTGAAAAATGCATGCATGATTCGTTAAATAACAAACAGAGCGAATGGCTTTCATAAAAAGAACTTGGCGGTGGTTAACACTAATGTTGATTATCACTATCCTGCTGTAACAGCTCAAGATTACGATACTAATAGTGCCACATCCTCTGGTGGTAGTTGCAGTCCCTACGGTATCCCCTATAGGTCAGCACATCCTCAAGAGTATGTCAGTGAAGATATATGTAGTaggaatgatgatgatgaagcttCTATATCTTGAAGAGAATCACCACTACTGAAGGGGACGGGCTCCCCGAGGAGGCGCGCCGCCAAACCTCTAGCGGCGGTGAGCGTTGAGCAGGTCGGGTGGGGCATGCCATACGCGAATCTCGTGCCTTTCGCAGCACCCACGCCCAAGGGCGGCGGGCCCGCTAGCGCCGACTCGGAGCTCGTGCCCAAGGCAATCCAGCGACACTGATGCGGTGTTTGCAGTACTGGATCAACACTCTTATGGATTAGTACTCCCATGAATTCAGTACTATTCTGATTACTAATGCTAGATAAACATAATTCGTATGATCATAACTTACTAAACATGTGTAGTGATTCTTTTTGCTGTACCTAATTGATAAAAAAGGATCCTTGCGTGCCTCCACAAAGATTAAAGACACATGCTAGTAATGTCAAGGAAGCTTTTAGAAGATTACATATACATTCATAATTCAGTAAATTTTCCAAAACAAATATGGTGATTAGAGGTCATAGGCTCATAGATGCTCACCTAGTAGATAGATTATCCTCAGGTTTTGCTATTTTGCTCTCTTCCTTCACTTCTGTGGAGATGTCTGAATTAACTTGGAAATTAGGAACCATCTACAGACAGCAAAGTCAAAATCAATGGAGCCAACAAATCCCAAAATTTAATTTGCTCATGACCTTTGGATTCTTCGAAAAACAAAAGGAGATTTAAAGAATGTGGATGCTGAGATTAGACAAACCTCAGCCGATGTCACAAACTGCAGAAAAAACGGCAAACCAGAACGGTTCAGCGCAAAGGATGGAGCTCCACACCATTGGAGATGACCCCAACGACCTCCTCCTTGTGAGTTCTGGAATAAAAAAAATGTCATGTCATAAATGTAAATAAAGATGGAGATCTGATTAAGCATCATATTTCACGTATATAAAATCAGCTAGCTAGTTGATAGGTATAGAACATAATTAATGTAATTGTCCATGTGCGTGAGTGCAAAGCTACTTTGCTTTCTAACAAAGCTATCAGTGCTACTGCCAAACAGCATAAGTGCAAAAACAAATACAGGTTCACGGTTCTCACCTAAATTTTGACAACAGCAATGGCACTCTTGTTTAGATGAGAAGCGCACTTGAACCTGAGCTTGGCTTAAGCATATCAGCCTAATCCAATCTATAAATTTGCTGAATAGATCAAAAACAACTCAGTCAGTCCTCATACAGTTTTAGCAAGTAATTAAAATGACTTCTACCAAACGGGATGTAGATAACAACGGGTTACTAATTACTACCGCTGGATAATTACTTCACCACACACACACATCATAACTAACATTTGAACATAAGCATACATTCTTGAACATCTAAAGAAACATCCTCGCTGTGTGAAAAAATCCATCTGTAATATCCGGATCACCTGTACAAAGCAAAACAACTCCATCTTCAGTGTGCATAATTTTGAGCAAAATAAGATCAATGACGCTGAAGATTGACCCATTGCTATGTCAGTAATTATGAACTTCTGATGTATCTAATTTTAGCTCCATTGCTGAGgtcaactaagcacacacaatatGAACTAATGTGAGGAAAGCAAGCACACACAATAGAAATCTTACAGAAGTTTCAACTCTGCCTTGCCGCTGTGTAGATCTCTGTTTCTCTCGTTTACTAAGCTGCAGAGAAAAAGGTAACCAAATATACACGCAACCATGTCGACACAAGGATGACCGTCCGGTGACCAAGACGGCGCTCCTCCAGGTGGAGTAGCAGCAAGAGAGAAACCTCAATACTGTGTGAATGCACTCACATCCATGTAGCTGAGAGAAGTATGGCGATGGTGATAGTAGCGGCTAACGCTACGCCTGGAGGTTGCAACGTCGCGCTCCTCTTGAACCTCCGCCTGCCAGCTCACATCAGCCTCGGTCTTATCTGTTAGCGAGCAAACCACCGACATAATCTGTAAAAAAAAATCTCCTTCTTAGACCAAACATTTCCAACAAAAAAGGATTCAATTAGATGAAAGATTCTAGGCATAATTGCAGACTCACTCCTCATACTTCTGCCCAAGTGTACACGGGTAATCACAAGCCATCCTTCTGCCCATGACTGACCACCTGCACAAGTATGTGAACTTTTATGGAACCTGAACATAGAATAATTCTAGATGTGCTGATACACAACGATGGAGAAAAACCATTGTCTCTTGCCATTGTGAAATGCCATTGCTTATTTCCTAACTATCATTATGATCTAATAAGCTCACATAAAAAGTTAACATTTGATCGTCAATAAATTAAGTTCTTTGTAGCATATGACATCATGACATGCCATATATTTGTAGCATATGAAAACTACTCTAGTTTAATAGTGATAATGTTCAGTCTAAAAATCTAAAAAGGATGCAGCTTGAATCTAAGCTACATTTCCGTATATCTCACTGTCCTTTTGTAGACTGCACATCACACATATATACTATTAATAATATATGCATGGTGAACTCATGATTTTAGCAAATGTGTATGTATTCTATGATAAAGAATGACCAAGAAAACTGTAAGCATATAGCAGGGAAATTCGTTGCATGCATAGTCTTATGAGGGATTTTCATCGAACACTTTCCATGCAAGTAAAAATGGATCTGCATAAACCATGAGGTGATGTTTTAAGGGCTAAATCAAACACGGCCTCCACTTTTATCACAGCCTCGTGAGGAGCCGTGTATCAGAGAGAGAAAGGGAAGAGGGAAAACCTGTAGATCCTTgaaaagaagaagcagaggagggCTGGCCAACGTCTTGAGCTGCTGGTCGTCGTCCATCCGGCCAAAACGGAGCCGACCACTTCTCCTTGGATAAGCCCCAAATCTAAGCCTCACCAACGGACTGCTGTAGCAGAGAAGGGTGGTTGTGGAGGCCTAACCCCCACATCGCTCTGGATCTTCCAGATGTCCCAAATTTGTATCTGTAATTTTGTTCAGCAATAACTATTTAAAGCTCTGTTTTTTCGTTAGCAATGTTGACCATAATATAAGATGCAGAAATAGATCAATACACATGGGAGAACTATTTTATCACTGGGTAGCATGGAAAACCTTCATAGCAGCTATGCCTATGTCACTTCCGATCTGAAAAATAGGAGCTAATCTTATAGAGCTTGACATTAGGAAGAGAGATGGAGataatacacacacacacagagagagagagagagagagagagatgagtgGGGGACGAACCTGACATGGAGGTCGAGGAAGCGGTCACGCTTGCCCTATCTGCTCAACAAGGTGAGGCACTTCCACTTCCACCCCTCTCCACCCAAGACCACAACCAATCCGCTCCCCCGTCTATGTCTCCTCTCCAGCGCTGCCCCGTTTCTCCTCTTGCTGGGAGGGCGACGCTGGCCAGGGGGCAGAGTGGAAACCGCCTCGTCGGCCGTGAATCTCCAATTGCGTCGATCCCGCGCTACACTGATGGTCGGCGAACTCCTCCTCCCGATCCAGAGATGGAGGAAGTGGCGCAGGGAAGAGATGGATAGGGGAGGGGGAGGGACGAGGGGCACCGTCGATTTGGGAAGGCGCCGGCGCGAGGTCGCTGCGGTGGCGGCTGAGCAGAGGAGACGAACGGGGGGATTTTAGGTTGGCTACGTGGGGATAGGGTTGGTTCTCTCCATCTGATTTGGGATATTTTGGGTCAGGCCAATCCCCAAGTGGCACGTGGCCCAATTCTGAGAGACGAACCCAGGCCACCGCCCAACCCACGCACGCGAGGTGGCCTATCGTGGATAGCCTCagaggccccctatggggggcatcgtttatacctttagatgTGCACTTGATGTGGGCAATGCCGCAATGGTACAACACCTATGGAGACAATAGAAGGAGAAACAAGTCCCTCTTGGATTTCTATACACCCCTCACATGGTATTGATCACTACTGATCGTATTGGTGCTATACTTGATGCTATCGTAGGTGCGCTTCATCCTAGCTAATCAGATGCCACCTCTCGTCCCTATCTCCTTCTACAGTAACCGAGAGAGGTGACCAGAGAGGCAACTAGATCTCCGGCGCTGGTTCCGGCCGTTTCTCCGCCCCGAGGGCCTCGTGCTCGTCGGTGGTGGAGGAGTGGCCGGATCCGGCGTCCGGACTTGTATAGCAGTAGACTAGGTATAGTCTTCAGTGCTAGGGTTTGGGCCCCCAGCTTCTCTgctccggcggcggtggtggtggggtCAATAGTATGCCTCCGGATCCAAGGTTGACGAGGCTGTTTCTATCTTCATCAATCGAGGATCTG
It includes:
- the LOC127301655 gene encoding uncharacterized protein isoform X1 — its product is MSVVCSLTDKTEADVSWQAEVQEERDVATSRRSVSRYYHHRHTSLSYMDLSKREKQRSTQRQGRVETSVIRILQMDFFTQRGCFFRCSRMYAYVQMLVMMCVCGEVIIQRKFIDWIRLICLSQAQVQVRFSSKQECHCCCQNLELTRRRSLGSSPMVWSSILCAEPFWFAVFSAVCDIG
- the LOC127301655 gene encoding uncharacterized protein isoform X2, translating into MSVVCSLTDKTEADVSWQAEVQEERDVATSRRSVSRYYHHRHTSLSYMDLSKREKQRSTQRQGRVETSVIRILQMDFFTQRGCFFRCSRMYAYVQIKFIDWIRLICLSQAQVQVRFSSKQECHCCCQNLELTRRRSLGSSPMVWSSILCAEPFWFAVFSAVCDIG
- the LOC127301655 gene encoding uncharacterized protein isoform X3, which encodes MSVVCSLTDKTEADVSWQAEVQEERDVATSRRSVSRYYHHRHTSLSYMDLSKREKQRSTQRQGRVETSVIRILQMDFFTQRGCFFRCSRIKFIDWIRLICLSQAQVQVRFSSKQECHCCCQNLELTRRRSLGSSPMVWSSILCAEPFWFAVFSAVCDIG